GTATAAGTGAATAAGGAACCTTCAAGTATTCCCTTTCTGTGCCTTTATTCATCAATTCATTCCAAAACTGGTGCTTCGTCCTAGGTCCCATAATATGCATATATTCCAACTGATCTTGACTAACAATCACTTCCTTGGCATGGAAACTCTGCAGCAACTTGGAAGGAAGTTCACTAGTGAAACTATTTTTAGAAAGGTCCATGATATGCAAATTGCTGAAGTTAAACTGGCTTCTATATATTTCTATTGGACCATGGAATTTATTGGATTTCAAGATAAAAGCTTTTAGCTCAATCAATTCTGATAGCCATAAAGGAAACCCATCGAGAATTTGATTGTAACTAATGTTCAAACACCGTAGCATTGTACAATTCACCAATGATCTTGGGATAGGTAGGGCGAGGCCTGGCCATCACCGGGCGAGTTCGGCCTCGCCCAACCAGGGCGAGGGTGGACCTCACAAAACTGGGCAAGGTTGAGCCTCACCCAAATCTGTGATGGCGAAGCCTTGCTTGTTGCCGACAGGGGCAGCAGAGACGACGGCTTGGAAGCCCTAGTCCTCGTCGCTGCAATagtcaatttctttcttttttattattttattattttagttatttagctaaaatttaaattaatttaatttttttacaaatattttagcttattttgtaaaaagataTTACACGTGGCTTCTACATAgactgatttaaaaaaaaaattgctacgtGGACATCATGtggattgacttttttttaaaaaaaaattcacataatattgaaaaaattaataaaaaaatgccacgtgtattGTTTGatcggaattgacacttaagtgattattttctctccgatttggcacttaagtgattgttttttctccgatttggcacttagtgacaaaaaaaatattggcactaaagcgaGCGTCGtataaaaatattggcactccatgTGTCCTTTTGCCTACCTTTTTCTTATAttcaaaaatacattttttcactttctcgtcaaaatttgtaatttacTCGTACTTTAGAAGCCTATGAACAAAATTATTGCTGAATCTACATATCAACAGATGAGCGTTTTGAAAGTTTCAGaagttttaaatttcaaataaaacaaaatggaAACTGAGAAATTTCAATTACCTGAAAACTAAATAATAGAAGTCAATCCGgaagaattcaaaaaagattcaTTTCATAGGTTGCTCACTGTGATGGGACTCAAATCCACGAGTTGAATCGGATGCATTGGAAGCTTGCTCGAAACGATGGGAATCTGTCAGATTAACAACACGTTTTaatgttttgaaatatttcttaCAAAAAgctgcaaaaacaaatgaatatgAAGAGCAAACAGATCTAGCAAAAGTGCATGGAAAGCGAACCGACTCGAATATAATTGTACCTGCGGCCATTaaggagaaatgagaaaaaaacaaattatttagcaaaagtttaattaaaaaaaattgcttccgaccaaaaaataaataaataaataattttgcaaagaaaacaaaagattcttctttttgttaatcTAGTAGCCCAAACAATATGTCCAAATAAGAACAGCCACACCTAAATAGTTAAACTATGCATACCAAAAGGGTTATATATATTGATAAGTTGTGAAGAGTTTACTCATAGATAATCTATTAACTATCCCATCAAATAAGTGGAAGATTCATTAAACTGCGAAACATGATGTGTTTCTAATGCCAATAAAATTTAGCCCATCCAATGGTATTTAACATCCAAAAAACGCCAAATAAAATTCATCCCAAGTGGAAATATCACAAGTACTTCCTCGTCTCGGACCATCACCAGGAAAACTGTAAGATCAGTAAAATCctttaaaaacaaaaggataGAAAATTCATCTTATGgtaaaaattcattcatttcaagtttttcacaagaagaaaaagaagaatatacgGGTGCattgaatttcaagtatttcTTTTCACCAATAAGATACGAAGACTTACTTCGCATTTGGAATTGCACAGAAAAGATTATTTATCTCAAAGAGGTCTACgtaaaattctgaaaaaatgcCAACGATTGTTGTCTTAtttgtcaaagaaaaatataattcgTTATAAAGAATTAATTAGTCAGTTGGATATTTATGAATCAAAAACTCGTTAATTGTATGTCAATcgatttactcctttttttaaatttcaccaatttagttataaacctttttgagaatttgctaatatagtcctttcaaccaattttgacctaaaaatgCTTACATGGATACTCAGTCACCTTCGGCCGTTTACGTGGAAGCATCGGTACTAACGTGGacgatctttgcaatttttcttgTACATTATCtgaatttttcccctttttcttttttgcttcatCAGTTGCCGACTAGAAATCTAATCCATTGGGAGTGAGCCAGCAATTAACCCTCGGCTTTGATATCATTTATTGTGAGCACGCAACGAAAGTTCAACATCTTTACCTAGAGATATTACCAAGAGCTAACCCAAGTCCGAACTCGTCAACATCTAGAGTTGGATCCACACCACATAAATTCTTCCTATTGAGATTTTCCTAACATAAAAATCTCATTTCCATCTCAACAAGATGGGCCCTTGTCTTCTGGTAGAAATGTAAATATGGTTTGGGTCTTCTAATGGGCTTTACATTTCCGATGGCCTTGTGTTACTTTTCTCTATGTATTATaagaatttttggctcaataaCATATTATTATTGTCACAGTTACCCATAAGCTAATATGCTAGTAGGACCCACGTATAAATTACTTATCCAATGGTCTCCAAAATAGATGTGGATTCTCTATCATGTCGAGGCTTTCTTAGGCATCTCAACCTACTTTAATCACTCATGTATGCCTCATTTACATGGACAAGTTATTGCGGAATGATTGAGATATAAATGTGAGAACTATGTGTATTAGAAGATGTGCATTGCCGTAGATATAATTAAACGAGACACATTTTCCTCACATTATCCAACCGGACTTTTGATTGGTGTTGCTATACTCAATAATCATCTGAATGCGACTTTTACTAATCAATTGGCGGGACAAACTTTCCTTCAATCTTGATAGGAAGAAAAAATGGATCTTTTCTATATGAGAAATAGAAAGGAGCTAAAACTACATCTAGGTAATGATTCTGCATCTACAGTACCCCGATTAGATTATCGCATTGGAGGAAAAGGTTACATAAAAATATTaaccatataataataataataataataataataataataataaccttTTTCCATGTGAAATGAGAGTCAATGCACCCGTTTATTTAAAAACTCCTCATGCACGAATATTTtatttcgttaaaaaaaaaaccaaaagaaaacgaCTCATTTGGACTCTAGTGCATGTTCACCATCAAAATATTAATTAGAATATCTGAATTTCATTACGTGTGTCTAACTATTTTAATTTCATAGATAATTACCaaaattagttctaaacttattgtaattatgttaatttagctccaaacctttttttttcgctaattgagtcttaaacaatttgtatttgtatcatttcaattcatccagttaattttggcatgaaattACTAATGTGAAGTCAACTCATGGAACGACCGATGCTAATGTGagcaatttttagtaatattttaatattttttgaagttcttattatttttatttatcttattttattcttttctttcccttttcctttaaaGTAGCCAACGACCCTTGCGGGCCacagtaagaaaaaaattaaatattaaaattatatcaaaagaaatggaagtcgaaaaaattaataaaattctattaaaaattatccacgtcaatgtcGATCGCCTCACATAGGACAAGCGCcttccatgttagcgatttccaattaaaattgactggatagattgaattagcataaatagaAAAtctttatgactcaattagcaagaaaaaggcttatgactaaattgacacaactaCAATAGGTTTTGAActatttttggcaattttccccGTAATTTCAACACTATTTGCAGCAAGCATGCATTTGCCTCTGAAATCTGTTCGAATTCTATGGTGAGCATCAAGCGGTCAAGTGCACGAGAATCATTATGAGTTGAATAGAGCAAAGTTAACATCATAGACATACATAGACAATGATCAGATACTATTTTGGGCGGCTGCTGCTGGAGTTAAGCTTTGAAATTAAACTTATTATGATAAGTACTCCCAACCAAGTTTTGAGAAGCCCTGTGGAATCATATAAATAGCTCGAAGCTATCTAGTTGTGGGGTAGGAGGCGAATAAGAAGACCTTCGACCGGAACCGGCGATGGAGCATAGATAAACTTCTTGTCTGGTATGACCTTCTCGAGCTTAAATTTGGTCACCTGATTGTGCATGAAAACGAGTATCTCGAGCCTTGCATACTCTTTTCCCGGGCACATGCGAGGTCCTCCTCCAAAGGGAACGTAGGTGAAAGGTGCAAGTCCGTTTCCTTCGAATCTTGACGGATCAAATTTCTCAAGATCGGGAAAGTACTTGGGGTTCTTGTGCGTTGAGTACACCGTCCAAAATGTCTGTTACACAGTTAGAATCACAATGCATGCTTCATTAGACTGATTAGCTAACACTCATGACACAGCTTAGCATTTGGAGCACTCAATACGGATACCGAACTAACCTTCCATCCCTTTGGAATTGTATAACTAGCAAAAGTGAAATCCATCGTTGCCTCTCTATATGATCCTTGTGCAGGTGGTAACAACCTCATCGACTCACACGACACGTTCCAAGGATACTTCATATTCTGAATGTCATCCCAGTTAAGTAATTCATCTAGACCCTTAGATTTGGCAATCTCCATTTGTTCTACAAATATTAGAAAAGTGTAATGTTAACTTGTTAAGCATATATTGGATTTAGGAGCCTCAAGATTCAACCTTCACGGGAAGATTGTGAGGGTTAATTAATGGAAACTGCTAACCTGTCAGTTCGACAGTATTATCATTATTTCTGACTCCATGATGTTCCAATTAATAa
This sequence is a window from Rhodamnia argentea isolate NSW1041297 chromosome 3, ASM2092103v1, whole genome shotgun sequence. Protein-coding genes within it:
- the LOC115728648 gene encoding beta-amyrin 6-beta-monooxygenase-like, with protein sequence MEIAKSKGLDELLNWDDIQNMKYPWNVSCESMRLLPPAQGSYREATMDFTFASYTIPKGWKTFWTVYSTHKNPKYFPDLEKFDPSRFEGNGLAPFTYVPFGGGPRMCPGKEYARLEILVFMHNQVTKFKLEKVIPDKKFIYAPSPVPVEGLLIRLLPHN